TTTCTGCCGACATTTATTTATTTGTTTGTTTACTATTTACATATTACTTTTGCTTCAAAATAAAGCAAATGACCGAAACATTCCATTATATAAAACAAGAATTAAAAGGAATATTTTCCGAAAATGAAATAGGTAGTCTCATTCATATCATAACAGAACATGTCTGTGGTATTCCTTATTATCGCTTGTTAATCGACAAAGATAGGCAATTATCAGAAAAAGAAAAACAAGACTTTTATCAAATTACACAGCGGTTAAAACAAGCCGAACCTATACAATATATATTAGGCCAAACTTCTTTTTATGGGTCTACTTATCTGGTAAACCCTGATGTATTGATTCCTCGTCCGGAAACAGAAGAACTCGTAGATCTTATTTTAAAACGACATCAAGAAAAAAATATTAAAATACTTGATATCGGTACAGGTAGTGGTTGTATCGCCATTACCTTAGCTAAACATTTGCCACAGGCACAAGTATGGGCTGCCGATATTTCTACCAAAGCATTACAAACAGCACAAAAAAACGCTATACGCAACCAAGCGGAAATTCATTTTATACATTTTAATATTCTCGATCCGTCTACTAAAGATAAAATCCAAGATAACTATGACATTATTGTTAGCAATCCTCCGTATGTTCTAGAGTCTGAAAAAAAGACAATGGAAAAAAATGTACTGGAATATGAACCTGGCGTGGCTTTATTTGTTCCAGATAGTGATCCGTTATGTTTTTATCAAGCCATTGCTTCATTCGGTAAAAAGAGACTTAAAAAAAACGGTTTTATTTACTTCGAGATTAATGATTTGTATGGAAATAAAATAAAGGAAATGCTAGCACAAAAAAATTATCATTCTATTCAATTAAAAAAAGACATATGCGGAAAAGACCGTATAATTGAAGCACAATTATGAAACAAATTAGCGAAAAAGAAGCACTTAACCGCATGGCAGCTTATTGTTCCACTACAGAACGATGCATTCAAGATATAGAAAAAAAACTAAGTTCTTTTGATTTGTTGCCAGAGACTTGTCAACGAATCATATCTCGTTTAGTGCAAGAAAGCTTTATCAACGAAAGCAGATATGCTACCAATTTTACCCATGACAAATTACAATTTAATAAATGGGGTCGTATAAAAATAGAGTATGAAATGAAAAAGAAAGGAATTCCTGCGTCAATACGTCAAAAGGCAATAGAAGAAATTGACCAAAACCTTTATACGGAAATATTGTGTACCATTCTAAAGAATAAAAAGAAAACCATAAAAGCAAAAGATAAAAGAGAAGAATATTATAAATTACTCCGGTTTGCAGCAAGTCGAGGTTTTGAAAGCCACGAGATTAACACTTGTTTAAAAGGTCTTTTCAAAGAAAATGAGTATGACGATATGGAATGATCTTTTGAATCTTTTCTTTCCAAAACTCTGTTTATTATGTAAAACACCCCTAGTAGAAGGAGAAGAACATATTTGTTTGCACTGTCTTTACCAATTACCACTCACCCACTACGAAAAGACAGACAATAATCCTACCGAACAACTTTTTACAGGAAAAATTCCTATAAAAAGAGCAAATTCTTTTCTCCGGTACGAGAAAGGAAGTAACGTACAAAAACTTATTCATTCTTTAAAATACAAAGATAACAAAGAATTAGGATATTATCTTGGCAAACTGGCGGCATTAAAAATACAGCAATCCGGGATATATAAATCGGTAAACCTATTAGTCCCAGTCCCTTTACATCCACGCAAAAAAAGAAAACGCGGCTATAATCAAGCTGAGTGGATTGCAAAAGGTATAGCATCTATCTTAAAAATTCCAGTAAATGCAGATAATCTCAAAAGAGTACATTCTACTAAGACACAAACTCGTAAATCTGTATACGAAAGATGGACAAATGTACAAAACATCTTTAAAGTAGAACAACCTGAAATTTTTGAAAACCAACATGTTTTATTAGTGGATGACGTTATAACTTCCGGTTCAACTATGGGAGCCTGCGCACAAGCTATAATTAATAACTCCATTACCGATATCAGTATTTTTTCGCTATCAATTGCCGAAAGATAAACAAAAAATAACATGTTCGAATACTCATTATGTCATTCACATTACCTACTTTTGCAAACGGTATTAATATAATAAGATAGTATGAAGACACTGGAAAGATTAGTTGCTGAAAAATTATTAAAGATTAAAGCTGTAAAACTACAACCGGCCAATCCGTTTACTTGGGCATCTGGTTGGAAAT
The genomic region above belongs to Parabacteroides pacaensis and contains:
- a CDS encoding ComF family protein, yielding MTIWNDLLNLFFPKLCLLCKTPLVEGEEHICLHCLYQLPLTHYEKTDNNPTEQLFTGKIPIKRANSFLRYEKGSNVQKLIHSLKYKDNKELGYYLGKLAALKIQQSGIYKSVNLLVPVPLHPRKKRKRGYNQAEWIAKGIASILKIPVNADNLKRVHSTKTQTRKSVYERWTNVQNIFKVEQPEIFENQHVLLVDDVITSGSTMGACAQAIINNSITDISIFSLSIAER
- a CDS encoding regulatory protein RecX, with protein sequence MKQISEKEALNRMAAYCSTTERCIQDIEKKLSSFDLLPETCQRIISRLVQESFINESRYATNFTHDKLQFNKWGRIKIEYEMKKKGIPASIRQKAIEEIDQNLYTEILCTILKNKKKTIKAKDKREEYYKLLRFAASRGFESHEINTCLKGLFKENEYDDME
- the prmC gene encoding peptide chain release factor N(5)-glutamine methyltransferase; the protein is MTETFHYIKQELKGIFSENEIGSLIHIITEHVCGIPYYRLLIDKDRQLSEKEKQDFYQITQRLKQAEPIQYILGQTSFYGSTYLVNPDVLIPRPETEELVDLILKRHQEKNIKILDIGTGSGCIAITLAKHLPQAQVWAADISTKALQTAQKNAIRNQAEIHFIHFNILDPSTKDKIQDNYDIIVSNPPYVLESEKKTMEKNVLEYEPGVALFVPDSDPLCFYQAIASFGKKRLKKNGFIYFEINDLYGNKIKEMLAQKNYHSIQLKKDICGKDRIIEAQL